In Methylovirgula sp., a single genomic region encodes these proteins:
- a CDS encoding sulfite exporter TauE/SafE family protein, with translation MLDHSVIFPTLAFLFAAGFCSGAMNSLAGGGSFVSVPAMIATGMPAVLANTSSTIALWPGTIASALIYPNSFRSICGVGKWPMLIVTLVGGLIGSLLLLHTPSSSFTIMLPWLLLLATLALAFGRRIAIAIEGRFHGSPLVLVAQFILGIYGGYFGGAASVMMLAVWCLFGETDIKALQGPRSLLITAANTVAIIIFLFARAVLWPQTLAMLAGSLIGGIGGAQLGRVTPSHLVRIVTLGITIAITCAFFIKTYWRH, from the coding sequence ATGCTTGATCATTCCGTCATATTTCCCACCCTCGCTTTCCTGTTTGCTGCCGGCTTCTGTTCGGGTGCGATGAATTCGCTCGCGGGCGGTGGCTCGTTTGTATCTGTGCCGGCGATGATTGCGACCGGGATGCCCGCGGTTCTCGCCAACACGTCGAGTACAATTGCGTTGTGGCCGGGTACGATCGCAAGTGCGCTGATCTATCCGAACTCGTTCCGCTCGATCTGCGGCGTCGGCAAATGGCCGATGTTGATCGTGACTTTGGTCGGCGGCCTGATCGGCAGCCTGTTGCTGCTTCACACGCCGTCGTCGTCGTTCACAATCATGCTGCCTTGGCTTTTGCTGCTTGCGACTTTGGCGCTTGCGTTTGGACGACGGATCGCAATAGCCATTGAAGGCCGCTTTCATGGCTCGCCATTGGTGCTGGTGGCGCAATTCATTTTGGGGATTTACGGAGGTTACTTCGGTGGCGCCGCCAGCGTCATGATGCTTGCGGTCTGGTGCCTCTTCGGGGAGACCGACATCAAGGCCTTGCAGGGTCCGCGCAGCCTGCTGATCACGGCGGCCAATACGGTGGCGATCATCATCTTCCTGTTTGCGCGCGCCGTCCTCTGGCCGCAGACGCTCGCAATGCTTGCCGGTTCGCTGATCGGCGGGATCGGCGGCGCGCAGCTTGGGCGCGTTACGCCATCCCATTTGGTGCGCATCGTGACGCTCGGCATCACGATCGCGATCACCTGTGCCTTTTTCATCAAGACCTATTGGCGGCATTAA
- the modB gene encoding molybdate ABC transporter permease subunit, whose protein sequence is MQDFLGPDDWTAVLLSLRIAIVALLGSLPFGILVAYGLARWHFPGKTLVTALVYLPLVMPPVVTGYLLLIGFGRRGIFGQALADLGIILSFRWTGAALACAIMGFPLMVRAMRLSFESIDPNLEKAASTLGANPVFRFLLVSLPLAVPGIVAGATLSFARALGEFGATITFVSNIPGETQTIPTLIYTYTQEPGADEKALHLTLVSLLIAIVAIVASEIIQARGEKRLAGR, encoded by the coding sequence TTGCAGGACTTTCTCGGGCCGGATGACTGGACCGCGGTTCTACTGTCGCTGCGCATCGCCATCGTCGCGCTTCTCGGCAGCCTGCCGTTCGGCATTCTCGTCGCCTATGGGCTGGCGCGCTGGCATTTCCCCGGCAAGACGCTCGTCACCGCGCTGGTCTACCTGCCGCTTGTCATGCCGCCTGTCGTCACGGGTTATCTGCTGCTGATCGGTTTCGGCCGCCGCGGCATTTTCGGCCAGGCGCTGGCCGATCTCGGCATCATTCTGTCGTTCCGCTGGACGGGCGCGGCGCTCGCCTGCGCAATCATGGGCTTTCCTCTCATGGTGCGGGCGATGCGTCTTTCGTTCGAATCGATCGACCCCAATCTGGAGAAGGCAGCGAGCACGCTCGGCGCCAATCCAGTCTTTCGCTTTTTGCTCGTCAGCCTGCCTTTGGCTGTTCCGGGAATTGTCGCGGGCGCGACTTTGTCTTTCGCCCGCGCGCTCGGCGAATTCGGCGCGACGATCACCTTCGTCTCAAATATCCCTGGTGAAACGCAGACGATCCCCACACTGATCTACACCTATACGCAGGAGCCGGGCGCTGACGAGAAGGCGCTGCATCTGACGCTTGTCTCGCTGCTGATCGCAATTGTCGCGATCGTTGCCTCGGAGATCATTCAGGCGCGCGGCGAGAAGAGGCTCGCCGGCCGATGA
- the modC gene encoding molybdenum ABC transporter ATP-binding protein, with amino-acid sequence MIDVDVARHVGTFNLKVAFHNDGGITALFGRSGSGKSLTIGLIAGLDRPDRGHVVLDGRALVDTDKRIFLPAYRRHIGMVFQDSHLFPHLGVRQNLLFGRWFAPRAARAISFDAVVEALGIGQLFGRTPAKLSGGERQRVAIGRALLSGPQLLLMDEPLAALDKARRLEILPLIERLRDEFKIPIVYVSHDIEEVSRLASRVVVLERGHVAAIGDPAEVLPTALGDDARADRASILTMHVGARDEAYGLTELIHPAGTIWLAGPHGAEGIRLRVVIKATDVTLSTAAPHGLSVQGALKGRLGEIETLGPLAIAHIALEGDGTLLAMTTRRALDELGLGAGAPVFALVKTAALDERLIGRA; translated from the coding sequence ATGATCGATGTCGATGTTGCGCGCCATGTCGGTACGTTCAATCTGAAGGTCGCGTTCCACAACGATGGCGGGATTACGGCGCTGTTTGGCCGTTCCGGCTCCGGCAAGTCGCTGACGATCGGGCTCATTGCAGGCCTTGACCGGCCGGATCGCGGGCATGTGGTCCTCGATGGCCGCGCGCTGGTTGACACGGATAAAAGAATCTTTCTGCCGGCCTATCGCCGCCACATCGGCATGGTGTTTCAGGATTCGCATTTGTTCCCGCATTTGGGCGTGCGCCAAAATCTGCTCTTCGGGCGCTGGTTTGCGCCGCGTGCGGCCCGGGCCATCAGCTTCGATGCGGTCGTCGAGGCTTTGGGAATTGGCCAGCTTTTCGGCCGCACGCCTGCCAAACTTTCCGGCGGCGAACGCCAGCGCGTCGCCATCGGCCGTGCCTTGCTGTCTGGTCCGCAGCTTCTGCTGATGGACGAGCCGCTTGCCGCGCTCGACAAAGCCCGGCGGCTCGAAATCTTGCCGCTGATCGAACGGCTGCGCGACGAATTCAAGATTCCGATTGTCTATGTTTCGCATGATATCGAAGAAGTCTCGCGTTTGGCGAGCCGGGTGGTGGTTCTGGAACGGGGGCATGTGGCCGCGATCGGCGACCCGGCCGAGGTTTTGCCAACAGCGCTCGGCGATGATGCGCGTGCCGACCGCGCCAGCATTCTCACCATGCATGTCGGCGCCCGCGACGAGGCCTACGGGTTGACGGAGCTTATCCATCCCGCCGGCACCATCTGGCTGGCCGGTCCGCATGGCGCCGAGGGCATCCGGCTTCGCGTCGTGATCAAGGCGACGGATGTCACGCTCTCGACGGCCGCGCCGCATGGCCTGAGCGTCCAGGGCGCACTCAAAGGCCGGCTCGGCGAGATTGAGACGCTGGGTCCACTTGCCATTGCCCATATCGCGCTCGAAGGCGATGGGACATTGCTCGCCATGACGACCCGCCGCGCGCTCGATGAGCTCGGTCTCGGTGCCGGGGCGCCGGTTTTCGCATTGGTGAAGACCGCCGCACTCGACGAGAGGCTCATCGGCAGGGCATGA
- a CDS encoding molybdopterin-binding protein, whose amino-acid sequence MTEPVTAALLVIGDEILSGRTKDKNIGFTADFLAERGIDLREVRVVPDVMDEIVAALNALRHRYTYVFTTGGIGPTHDDITADAIGAAFGVPVVEDPRAIALLLQRIRPDDLNEARRRMARIPQGADLVENSISKAPGFKIGNVIVMAGVPAIMQAMLAAVAPSLETGPRTHARSIAIGDIPEGAYAADLGYVAAQHPDLSIGSYPSIVDGRFHNEVVVRGKDPAQVGAAVAAIEQIIADLRATGRDKYTIT is encoded by the coding sequence ATGACGGAGCCGGTTACCGCGGCGCTCCTCGTCATCGGCGACGAAATCCTGAGCGGCCGCACCAAGGACAAGAATATCGGCTTCACCGCCGATTTTCTGGCCGAGCGCGGCATCGACCTGCGCGAAGTGCGGGTCGTGCCTGACGTGATGGACGAGATCGTCGCCGCGCTCAACGCGCTCCGGCACCGCTATACCTATGTCTTCACGACGGGTGGTATCGGGCCGACGCATGACGATATCACCGCCGATGCGATCGGCGCTGCCTTCGGCGTGCCGGTGGTCGAAGACCCGCGTGCCATCGCGCTGCTGCTGCAGCGAATCAGACCCGACGATCTCAACGAGGCGCGACGGCGCATGGCGCGCATTCCGCAGGGCGCCGATCTGGTCGAGAATTCCATTTCCAAGGCGCCGGGCTTCAAGATCGGCAATGTCATCGTCATGGCCGGGGTGCCGGCGATCATGCAGGCGATGCTCGCCGCCGTGGCGCCGAGCCTTGAGACCGGGCCGCGCACCCACGCCAGAAGCATCGCCATCGGCGATATTCCAGAAGGCGCGTATGCCGCTGACCTCGGCTATGTGGCCGCGCAACATCCCGACCTCTCGATCGGCTCCTATCCGTCGATCGTCGACGGTCGCTTTCACAATGAGGTCGTGGTGCGCGGCAAAGACCCGGCGCAGGTCGGCGCGGCCGTCGCGGCGATCGAGCAGATCATCGCCGATCTGCGCGCCACCGGCAGGGACAAATATACGATCACATGA
- the gpt gene encoding xanthine phosphoribosyltransferase produces the protein MNDAPQRSFQVSWDQFHRDARALAWRLAEAGPFTAVVGIARGGLVPAAIVARELDLRVVESISVMSYDHTVQQGPPKIIKAIAPEIAAGQGAGVLVVDDLVDTGATARVVRELLPKAHVATIYAKPLGRPYVDSFMTEVSQDTWIYFPWDLGLAFQAPIAGGKG, from the coding sequence ATGAATGATGCGCCGCAACGATCCTTCCAGGTCTCCTGGGACCAATTTCATCGCGACGCCCGCGCGCTGGCCTGGCGTCTTGCCGAGGCGGGGCCGTTTACCGCCGTGGTCGGCATCGCCCGTGGCGGTCTGGTTCCTGCCGCCATCGTCGCGCGCGAACTCGATCTGCGCGTGGTCGAATCGATTTCGGTGATGAGCTACGACCACACTGTCCAACAGGGACCGCCGAAGATCATCAAGGCGATCGCGCCCGAGATCGCCGCCGGGCAGGGTGCGGGCGTTCTCGTCGTTGACGATCTGGTCGATACCGGCGCGACCGCGCGGGTCGTCCGCGAACTCCTGCCCAAGGCGCATGTCGCGACGATCTACGCCAAGCCGCTCGGCCGGCCTTATGTCGATAGTTTCATGACCGAGGTTTCGCAGGATACGTGGATCTATTTTCCCTGGGATCTTGGTCTCGCCTTCCAGGCGCCGATCGCCGGTGGCAAGGGATAG
- a CDS encoding site-specific integrase: MRTRVSTSHDLMGGALHVYKRENSRFWQCAAFLGGRNHRISTKEESLDRAKDIAEDWYLGLRGKHKAGMLKNEKRFRDAAEQFRLEFETITEGERSEVYVEGHWRRLKLYLLPFFGEMGLSEITAGKVQEYRIWRRQQAMEKFGKPAARNTLHQEIVCLRQTLKTALRHGWLQYLPDLSEPYRASAKISHRAWFSPEEYRKLYEATGQRAKKPPKPRWKWACEQLHDFVLFMANTGLRPDEALRLEFRDVSIVKDHATSETILEIEVRGKRGVGYCKSTKGAVFPFKRLLERKRPKFEEGVPYEGVSEKQVALFKPGPKDRLFPRSHHDLFNIILDEEDLKFDREGQRRTAYSLRHTYICLRLMEGADIYQIAKNCRTSVEMIEKYYASHIKNRLDAAAINVRRKKPPKQRVKEARSRELAV; the protein is encoded by the coding sequence ATGCGTACGCGTGTGTCTACAAGTCATGATCTCATGGGCGGCGCCCTCCATGTCTACAAGCGCGAGAACTCGCGCTTCTGGCAGTGCGCGGCTTTTCTCGGCGGCCGCAACCATCGCATCTCCACCAAGGAAGAGAGCCTCGACCGCGCGAAGGATATAGCGGAGGACTGGTATCTCGGCCTCAGGGGCAAGCACAAAGCCGGGATGCTCAAAAATGAAAAGCGGTTCCGCGACGCGGCGGAACAGTTCCGCCTTGAATTCGAAACCATCACCGAGGGCGAACGCAGCGAGGTTTACGTCGAAGGACACTGGCGGCGACTGAAGCTTTATCTCCTCCCATTCTTCGGCGAGATGGGATTGTCGGAGATCACCGCTGGAAAAGTGCAGGAATATCGCATCTGGCGTCGCCAGCAAGCGATGGAAAAATTCGGCAAGCCGGCGGCGCGTAACACGCTACATCAGGAAATCGTCTGCCTTCGGCAGACACTGAAGACAGCCTTGCGGCACGGGTGGCTTCAATATCTTCCCGACCTGTCCGAGCCCTATCGTGCTTCCGCGAAAATTTCGCATCGCGCTTGGTTTTCGCCGGAGGAGTATCGCAAGCTTTATGAGGCGACCGGGCAGAGGGCAAAGAAGCCACCGAAACCAAGATGGAAATGGGCATGCGAGCAATTGCATGACTTCGTTTTGTTCATGGCGAATACGGGCCTTCGGCCTGACGAGGCGTTGCGGCTGGAGTTTCGCGACGTGAGTATTGTCAAGGATCACGCGACCAGCGAAACAATCCTGGAAATCGAGGTGCGCGGGAAGAGGGGCGTCGGCTACTGCAAAAGCACCAAGGGCGCTGTGTTCCCGTTCAAGCGATTGCTGGAGCGGAAGCGGCCTAAATTTGAAGAGGGCGTTCCTTACGAGGGCGTGTCGGAAAAGCAAGTCGCGCTGTTCAAGCCGGGTCCGAAGGACAGGCTGTTTCCGCGATCGCATCACGACCTGTTCAATATCATCCTCGACGAGGAAGACCTTAAGTTCGACCGCGAAGGCCAGCGCCGGACGGCCTACAGCCTTCGCCATACCTACATCTGCCTGCGGCTTATGGAAGGGGCCGACATCTACCAGATCGCGAAAAACTGCCGGACGAGCGTCGAGATGATCGAGAAATACTACGCCTCGCACATCAAGAATCGCCTCGATGCCGCCGCGATCAATGTCCGCCGCAAGAAGCCGCCGAAACAGAGGGTAAAAGAGGCGCGGAGCAGGGAATTAGCGGTTTAA
- the vsr gene encoding DNA mismatch endonuclease Vsr — MDTLTKAERSERMSRIRSKDTKPEMVVRRALHALGYRYRLHRRNLPGAPDIVFPSRRKVIFVHGCFWHGHEGCKVANVPKSRQQYWLEKFARNKVRDHANLEALRQAGWDALVIWECETKAPERIATKAESFLSPAAKERFQ, encoded by the coding sequence ATGGATACTTTAACGAAAGCCGAGCGTAGCGAACGAATGTCTCGCATTCGCAGCAAGGATACGAAGCCCGAAATGGTTGTCCGCCGGGCCTTGCACGCATTGGGATATCGTTACCGTCTCCATCGACGGAATTTGCCGGGTGCACCCGATATCGTGTTTCCTTCACGTCGAAAGGTGATCTTCGTCCATGGTTGCTTTTGGCATGGCCATGAGGGCTGCAAGGTGGCGAATGTTCCCAAGAGCAGGCAACAATATTGGCTTGAGAAGTTTGCCAGGAATAAGGTTCGGGACCACGCCAACCTTGAAGCATTGCGGCAGGCGGGTTGGGACGCTTTGGTTATCTGGGAATGCGAGACAAAAGCGCCCGAAAGAATAGCAACCAAGGCTGAAAGCTTCCTCTCGCCCGCCGCGAAGGAGCGCTTTCAATAA